In Zingiber officinale cultivar Zhangliang chromosome 3A, Zo_v1.1, whole genome shotgun sequence, the DNA window tttgtatttttaggaTGGTATGTTAACTAATGTTGTGTTCAAACAATGATTAATTGCTAATAATGATTTATTTTGAAGATATGTGTTGTGTTTACTTGTACTTCGATATATAAATACTAAGCCTGTGAAATATGACCACTATGCTTGAGATATACGGCATGATAGCAGTTTTTTTAAACGACTACTGcttgtttatattttttaaaaataaaaaaacaaacattatgatatgtttatttttttatttttgatttaaaaCTACAATATGTATAATAATTGTTCGTGAGTTTTTTTCCGTAGGTGCATTATTTGTACCGTGTTGACCATATTCCGGTGATTGTGTGTGTTTTTTGTAGGTGCATTATTTGTACCATATTCCAGCGATTGTTACAACTTTTCTTGTATTGTTTAATGGTAAGAGTAAAATTAGAAATTTGACTAATTCCCATTGTATACTTTCATTTAACTATCAACATCAATCACATTATATTAACACCTTTATTATTTATACCAAGCACCAACAATTCAATCACTGATTCTCATTATGATTAAACCTCAATCAAACCCATTATCATTCTGATTGAGTAATCTATATCAAACGCCCCCTAAATACATATGACccttttttatttaaaacaattATATATCAAACTTAGTTCAAAGAAATAACCACACCGACGTCGACACAATTAATTAAACTATTGCACGAATACAATCAATTACGAATCAAACGAATTCAGAAAGCTTATCGACTCCAACATCTACGTACATTACTTGTCTTCttcaacttaaaattaattagcACGCTTGAATCTGTATATCTTCTAGCTCGATCGTCGCTTTTTAACTGGGAAACCTCAGGAGCAATGGAACGGGATTGAAGGAGTTGGGAGGAGCGTCCCACACGGAGAATGCACTCGTGGAGTTCATCCATGTCGAAGCTATGCTGGGATAGTGGCGTTGGATCACATCCCTTAAACTCTCCGTCGAGTTCACCCACTGAAACCCCCTCTTCGTGTACGTTTCCTCGTTGAAGTAGCTCGTGAAGAATCGATCAGCTTCCAGTCTCCTGTAAATATTGATTCGCTTGTAAATAATGATCGATATAGTCTTGCATTTAATTGCGTtaataattgcatgatattgtgtgtgtgtatatatatatatacctcgaTGCCATGATAATGAAGACGAAGAAAGCAGTTTCGCTGATGGCGAATCCATTGATCTTCTTCTCCGCCATGAGGCCTACGAGCAGGTCCAACTTCTCGACGTCCTCTCCGTAGACTTCGCGCAGATCTTGGACCGTTTCCTTGTCGTCCGTCAAGTCCTCCCATTTGGAAATCGGGATCATCAGCAGGGCCCTGCGGAATTGGTTGTACCGTGGGACGCTCCGTTCGCGATCGCGATAGACTATGTATATACAGTTTCATCAATCAGTACCGGATCATTATCAtacaacaaaaacaaaaagatcGATCGACTTCAATAAAACAGGATAACATAACAGTAGTTAGACGTACTCTCGAGAGCAGGCATGTCGACGTGATCTGACCTCTCTGTTCCGTCGACGTTCTGGGCGATGAGATCTTTAAAGAACAATGGGTAGTTCCACAGCTCTAGGGCGCCGCAAGCCTGGTGTCCCATGGACACCAACTGCCTCTCGAACCCGATCTCGCCCAATTTCGACTCGCCTCTGATCCCCACTAGCTCCTCCATCTTGACTCTGTTCCACACCCCATTAATTTGCACAGTTAGTTATCTTATATTCTTATCAAGCAAAACAAAAATGTACACATGCATACTCTTTGAGATACTGTGGGGATTTATTCGGTCCAGGAGTACTGGTGTTGATGTTCCTGAGGTGGAGAGAGTCTGGAAGAAGAGGGTGCATTCTGTAAACGCTGGTGAACTCTTCTGTCAGGGAGTAGGGGACCCCGTGGTTGTTCGGTTGGCTCAGACCGACGAGTCCTCCGAGGGCTTCTCCTCCAATGTGCCCAAACCTTTCCTTCACCCACTTCCCCAGCAACCCATACCTTCATTGCTACCAGCGTTAATTAATGTGTGTTTCTGTTGAAACTGCTAAAGAATTTGACATGTCAGGACTGATATACATTACCAGTTGGCATGCATGGCAGCATTCATAGTGTGGGTTTTGAGGAGCTCCACCGTCCAGTCGATGGTGTGAATCTTGGCGATGACGGCCGAAGTCACCAGCCTTGCTTTCCGGAACAGTTCCTCGTCGTCCAGATAGGGATACTCTGCCTGCAGTTAATCGATCGAGAATAAAAACTACGATTAAGATATGATTAATtgataagaaattaattaaacgCTCAATTAATTATCATTGCCTTGAGTGCGTCGCAAACAGCGTTGTGTTCCTTGGCGAAGAGGGCTTGCAGCGTGGAGACGCCGGCCCAGCTGTTGCGGATGTCGCCGGAAATGGCGATTCCGGTGACGGGATCGTGCTGAAGGAGATTGTTGTCGCCTAGCTTCAACTTGCCGTCGACGTAGGTCCTCACCGCCATTTCTTTCTTCCCTTCGCTCCCATAGATGGCACTTCCATCCCTAACAATAGATTACAATATGGATGCAAATTACACTCACTAAATATGTTAATATTAACCTTTAATTTAGTTTTTGATGTTAATATAATGTATAATTATAGCATTTAACGTACCACCAAGCAGTACGGATGTTCAAGTTACCGGTGGTGATCAAGTCTTTATGTGTGGGAATCTCTTTCGTACTGTAGAACCGAAACGACTTAAGGGGACATTGGTCTGCCACATGCGCAGGAGCCGTAAGGACAATCTAAGTCCACAATAAGCATCAGAATCAATTTAATGTTCCAAATAAAAGATcacatatataaaaaatttatgatggtaaaaaataattatgttcATTTCTAGTGtttttgttaatttattttagtaTCAATAAGGATGAAATAAATTACGGATGAATATTAATAGTTGAAATAATGATTGATATAGGAGAAAGATATTTATCTAAGATATGTTGAGATTTGAACTCTAAATTTTATAATGATAATATCTTATATGCTAACCATTAGATCGTATGAAGGAACACGATATAAATCTTTCATGAATTTAGCAAGGGTAATGTGAACTTAATACCTAGTAAGTTGTGATATGTACAAAGGGGCCTAAATTTAATATGGTTTTTTCATGAGTGGAAGTATTAGCTTTATACATTAGCACAGCtgggaattaaaaaaaaaattgaaaaaaataggtTTTAAAGTATTTTAATTAAAGACCAAGCATAATGATATAAATCAAGATCGATCTATGGTATTTTACTAATGCAAATAGTTATGGAGGaaatttaggttaaaaaaaatttctcttataATTTTCATAAGCATACTTATAACCTTTTCCTTTTACATATTTTTAAGcatctctttttttaaaaaaaaaatagttagcaTATGttttttagtttacttatatattTTCACTTAacaataattttattttgttttcttatttaaTAAGTAGGATATTATATGGTGTATACACATAATTTTCTAATTATATTAAAAGTAGATTGCGTTTTCCACTCGAATTTGCTTTTCTTTATTTCATACCCCtctcatatttttgaaaaaaaaaataacttt includes these proteins:
- the LOC122051689 gene encoding alpha-dioxygenase 1-like, whose product is MCCLPLLQSIIHPDFHEVFERMPLCDKLSFLYVHSLDRLGLWHRLPVFLGLTYLQQRRTLHNKYNLRAVGESETTPFDPKDYAYRTDDGEFNDPNNSKAGGYDAFFGRNMLPQDQNDRLLSPHPAIVATKFLDRRGTYKDTGKQFNLIAASWIQFMVHDWIDHLEDTQQIVLTAPAHVADQCPLKSFRFYSTKEIPTHKDLITTGNLNIRTAWWDGSAIYGSEGKKEMAVRTYVDGKLKLGDNNLLQHDPVTGIAISGDIRNSWAGVSTLQALFAKEHNAVCDALKAEYPYLDDEELFRKARLVTSAVIAKIHTIDWTVELLKTHTMNAAMHANWYGLLGKWVKERFGHIGGEALGGLVGLSQPNNHGVPYSLTEEFTSVYRMHPLLPDSLHLRNINTSTPGPNKSPQYLKEVKMEELVGIRGESKLGEIGFERQLVSMGHQACGALELWNYPLFFKDLIAQNVDGTERSDHVDMPALEIYRDRERSVPRYNQFRRALLMIPISKWEDLTDDKETVQDLREVYGEDVEKLDLLVGLMAEKKINGFAISETAFFVFIIMASRRLEADRFFTSYFNEETYTKRGFQWVNSTESLRDVIQRHYPSIASTWMNSTSAFSVWDAPPNSFNPVPLLLRFPS